The following coding sequences lie in one Peromyscus maniculatus bairdii isolate BWxNUB_F1_BW_parent chromosome 3, HU_Pman_BW_mat_3.1, whole genome shotgun sequence genomic window:
- the Aup1 gene encoding lipid droplet-regulating VLDL assembly factor AUP1 isoform X2, which yields MEPPPPAPGPERLFDSHRLPSDGFLLLALLLYAPVGLCLLVLRLFLGLHVFLVSCALPDSVLRRFVVRTMCAVLGLVARQEDSGLRDHRVRVLISNHVTPFDHNIVNLLTTCSTPLLNSPPSFVCWSRGFMEMDRRVELVESLKKFCASTRLPPTPLLLFPEEEATNGREGLLRFSSWPFSIQDVVQPLTLQVQRPLVSVTVSDASWVSELLWSLFVPFTVYQVRWLHPVHRQPGEENEEFARRVQQLVAKELGQTGTRLTPADKAEHMKRQRHPRVRPQSAQSSFPSPPSPSSDGQLTTLAQRVKEVLPHVPLNVIQRDLARTGCVDLTITNLLEGAVAFMPEDVTEGTQSPPTASAPKVRARSSQGQDLGRSMGV from the exons ATGgaacctcctcccccagctccgGGGCCGGAGCGGCTCTTTGACTCGCACCG GCTCCCGAGCGACGGCTTCCTGCTGCTGGCGCTGCTGCTCTACGCTCCGgtcggcctctgcctcctggtcctGCGCCTCTTCCTGGGGCTCCACGTCTTCCTGGTCAGCTGCGCCCTGCCGGACAGCGTCCTCCGCAG GTTCGTGGTCCGGACCATGTGTGCGGTCCTGGGGCTCGTGGCCCGGCAGGAGGACTCCGGACTCCGGGATCACCGCGTCAGGGTCCTCATTTCCAACCATGTCACCCCCTTTGACCACAACATAGTCAATCTGCTCACCACCTGTAGCACC CCTCTACTCAACAGTCCCCCCAGCTTTGTGTGCTGGTCTCGGGGCTTCATGGAGATGGACAGGCGGGTGGAGTTGGTGGAGTCGCTCAAGAAATTCTGTGCTTCCACAAGGCTCCCGCCCACACCTCTGCTGCTCTTCCCCGAGGAAGAGGCTACCAATGGCCGAGAGGGGCTGCTGCGTTTCAG ttCGTGGCCGTTTTCTATCCAGGATGTGGTACAGCCCCTTACACTGCAAGTGCAGAGACCCCTGGTCTCTGTG ACGGTGTCAGATGCCTCCTGGGTCTCAGAACTGCTGTGGTCACTTTTCGTCCCCTTCACGGTGTATCAAGTAAG GTGGCTTCATCCCGTTCATCGGCAGCCTGGGGAGGAGAATGAGGAGTTTGCACGCCGTGTACAGCAG CTGGTGGCCAAGGAACTGGGCCAGACAGGGACGCGGCTCACTCCGGCAGACAAAGCCGAACACATGAAGCGGCAGAGACACCCCAGAGTGCGCCCCCAGTCAG CACAGTcgtctttcccctctcctcccagcccttctTCTGATGGGCAGCTGACTACTCTGGCTCAAAGAGTCAAGGAGGTTTTACCCCATGTGCCATTGAATGTCATCCAGAGAGACCTGG ccaggaCTGGGTGTGTAGACTTGACCATCACGAATCTGCTTGAGGGGGCTGTGGCGTTCATGCCTGAAGATGTCACTGAGGGAACTCAGTCCCCGCCCACAGCCTCTGCCCCAAAGGTGAGAGCCAGGAGTAGTCAAGGCCAAGACTTAGG GCGTTCGATGGGTGTTTAA
- the Dqx1 gene encoding ATP-dependent RNA helicase homolog DQX1 isoform X1 codes for MHFISTVLLGSYMLSMVAGAGFPWLPSKVNQGGAKRLHPQKQARGLELELSLRVGPEFTFVLQAGLGWWCLAGCVQNWLPSGHVLELLAGLNPGSLWPCCPALSFLNFTFSPSWVLPTDYYASCNSCRSQGPLCWSQDLSCPTTSRVLWTATMASGPAEESEPSLGESELAVNPFDGLPFSSCYYELLEQRRALPIWAARFLFLEHLESSPTGVVLVSGEPGSGKSTQIPQWCAEFALARGFQLGQVTVTQPYPLAAMSLASRVADEMDLTLGHEIGYSIPQEDCTGPNTMLRFCWDRLLLQEVASTRGPGAWTVLILDEAQERSVASDLLQGLLRDSRLRNLPGDRRVVVVTDPALEPKLQAFWGSSPIVRVPREPGGSPTLVYRDTVPTDLVEAACQAVLELCQREEAPGDVLVYLPSEEEISLCCESLSRELGMLAIPGPPPRVLPLHPGCGQAIQAVYEDTDMSVRKVVVTHWLADFSFSLPSIQHVIDSGLELRSVYSPRIRAESQVLRPISKCQAEARLLRARGFPSGSCLRLYSKSILELEAPPLPRPKVFEENLSSLVLLLRRKQIAEPGECHFLDRPAPEALMQALEDLDYLAALDDDGDLSDLGIILSEFPLPPELAKALLASCEFDCVDEMLTLAAMLTAAPGFTRPPLCAEEAALRRALEHADGDHSSLIQIYEAFVQSGADESWCQARGLNWAALCQARKLREELVELMQRIELPLSQPAFGSEQNRRDLQKALLSGFFLKVARDTDGTGNYLLLTHKHVAQLSPCCSYRNRRAPAQPPAWVLYHSFSISKDNCLCIVSEIQPEMLVELAPPYFLSNLPPSESRDFLNQLREGAAQPTSAQTDSSSAQEYRDGCVLQ; via the exons ATGCATTTCATAAGCACAGTCCTGTTGGGTTCATACATGCTCAGTATGGTAGCAGGAGCCGGCTTTCCATGGCTTCCAAGCAAAGTTAACCAAGGTGGAGCAAAAAGGCTCCACCCCCAAAAGCAAGCTCGGGGATTGGAGTTGGAGCTCAGCCTCAGGGTGGGGCCGGAATTTACCTTTGTACTCCAGGCAGGTCTGGGTTGGTGGTGCCTGGCTGGGTGTGTCCAGAACTGGCTGCCATCCGGACACGTCTTGGAGCTGTTGGCAGGTTTGAATCCAGGATCCTTATGGCCCTGCTGTCCCGCTCTCTCTTTcctaaattttactttttctccCTCTTGGGTCCTTCCCACAGATTACTATGCTTCATGTAACTCCTGCCGCTCACAAGGGCCCCTTTGCTGGTCACAAGATCTTTCCTGCCCAACTACAAGCAGG GTTCTATGGACAGCCACCATGGCCTCTGGGCCGGCAGAAGAGTCTGAACCAAGTCTTGGGGAGTCTGAGCTGGCTGTGAACCCCTTTGATGggctccccttctcctcctgctaCTATGAGCTGCTTGAGCAGCGCAGAGCCTTGCCCATCTGGGCTGCTCGCTTCCTGTTCTTGGAGCACTTGGAGAGCAGCCCCACGGGAGTAGTGCTGGTGTCGGGGGAGCCTGGCTCCGGCAAGAGCACCCAG aTTCCTCAGTGGTGTGCAGAGTTTGCACTGGCCAGGGGGTTCCAGCTGGGCCAGGTTACTGTCACTCAGCCCTACCCGCTAGCAGCCATGAGCCTGGCTTCAAGGGTGGCTGATGAGATGGACCTGACCCTGGGTCATGAGATTGGATACAGCATCCCTCAGGAAGACTGCACTGGGCCCAACACCATGCTCAG GTTCTGCTGGGACAGGCTGCTTCTGCAGGAAGTAGCCTCCACCAGGGGCCCTGGCGCCTGGACTGTGCTGATCCTGGATGAGGCTCAGGAGCGGTCAGTGGCCTCAGATTTACTGCAGGGCCTCCTGCGAGACAGCAGACTGAGAAACCTTCCAGGGGATCGCAGAGTGGTTGTGGTTACGGACCCAGCCCTTGAACCCAAACTCCAAGCTTTCTGGGGCAGTTCTCCTATTGTGCGTgtacccagagagcctggtggaAGTCCCACTCTTGTCTACAGGGACACTGTCCCTACTGACCTAGTGGAAGCTGCCTGCCAAGCGGTGCTTGAGCTGTGTCAGCGGGAAGAGGCACCAGGGGATGTGCTGGTGTACCTGCCCAGTGAGGag GAAATTTCCCTGTGCTGTGAATCCTTGTCCAGGGAGCTGGGGATGTTGGCTATCCCAGGGCCTCCACCACGGGTACTGCCCCTTCACCCAGGCTGTGGTCAAGCCATCCAGGCTGTGTATGAGGACACAGACATGAGTGTCCGGAAGGTCGTGGTCACTCACTGGCTGGCggatttctccttctccctcccttccatccagCATGTCATTGACTCGGGACTGGAACTTCGCAGT GTTTACAGTCCTCGGATCCGAGCAGAATCCCAGGTGTTGAGACCGATTAGCAAGTGTCAGGCAGAGGCAAGGCTGCTGCGGGCAAGGGGGTTCCCATCAG GATCCTGCCTCCGCCTGTACTCCAAGTCCATCCTAGAACTAGAGGCTCCCCCACTGCCCCGCCCCAAAGTGTTCGAGGAGAATCTGAGCTCCCTGGTGTTGCTACTAAGGAGGAAACAGATTGCAGAGCCGGGGGAGTGCCACTTCCTGGACCGGCCTG cacCAGAAGCACTGATGCAGGCCCTGGAAGACTTAGACTATCTGGCTGCGCTGGATGATGACGGGGACCTGTCGGACCTAGGAATCATTCTGTCGGAGTTTCCCCTGCCCCCTGAGCTGGCCAAAGCCCTGCTGGCCTCCTGCGAGTTTGACTGTGTGGATGAAATGCTCACTCTCGCTGCCATGCTCACCG CCGCTCCGGGGTTCACCCGTCCTCCACTGTGTGCAGAAGAAGCTGCCTTGCGTCGGGCCCTGGAGCATGCAGATGGTGATCACAGCTCTCTGATCCAGATTTATGAAGCCTTTGTACAAA gTGGAGCGGATGAGAGTTGGTGTCAGGCTCGGGGTCTAAACTGGGCAGCTTTGTGCCAAGCCCGCAAACTCCGAGAAGAGCTAGTGGAACTCATGCAACGGATTGAGCTTCCCCTGTCCCAGCCAGCCTTTGGCTCTGAGCAGAATCGCAGAGACCTTCAAAAAGCACTGCTGTCCGGATTCTTCCTCAAG GTGGCCCGAGACACAGATGGCACTGGAAACTACCTGCTTCTCACCCATAAACACGTAGCCCAGCTGTCTCCATGCTGCAGCTACCGAAACCGCAGGGCTCCGGCTCAGCCACCGGCCTGGGTGCTCTACCATAGCTTCTCCATATCCAAAGACAACTGCCTGTGCATCGTCTCTGAGATCCAACCTGAAAT gCTGGTGGAGCTAGCCCCTCCATACTTCCTGAGCAACTTGCCCCCCAGTGAGAGCAGAGACTTCCTGAACCAGCTGAGGGAAGGAGCGGCCCAGCCAACATCAGCCCAGACTGACTCTTCCTCGGCCCAGGAGTACAGGGATGGCTGTGTTCTGCAGTGA
- the Dqx1 gene encoding ATP-dependent RNA helicase homolog DQX1 isoform X2, with the protein MHFISTVLLGSYMLSMVAGAGFPWLPSKVNQGGAKRLHPQKQARGLELELSLRVGPEFTFVLQAGLGWWCLAGCVQNWLPSGHVLELLADYYASCNSCRSQGPLCWSQDLSCPTTSRVLWTATMASGPAEESEPSLGESELAVNPFDGLPFSSCYYELLEQRRALPIWAARFLFLEHLESSPTGVVLVSGEPGSGKSTQIPQWCAEFALARGFQLGQVTVTQPYPLAAMSLASRVADEMDLTLGHEIGYSIPQEDCTGPNTMLRFCWDRLLLQEVASTRGPGAWTVLILDEAQERSVASDLLQGLLRDSRLRNLPGDRRVVVVTDPALEPKLQAFWGSSPIVRVPREPGGSPTLVYRDTVPTDLVEAACQAVLELCQREEAPGDVLVYLPSEEEISLCCESLSRELGMLAIPGPPPRVLPLHPGCGQAIQAVYEDTDMSVRKVVVTHWLADFSFSLPSIQHVIDSGLELRSVYSPRIRAESQVLRPISKCQAEARLLRARGFPSGSCLRLYSKSILELEAPPLPRPKVFEENLSSLVLLLRRKQIAEPGECHFLDRPAPEALMQALEDLDYLAALDDDGDLSDLGIILSEFPLPPELAKALLASCEFDCVDEMLTLAAMLTAAPGFTRPPLCAEEAALRRALEHADGDHSSLIQIYEAFVQSGADESWCQARGLNWAALCQARKLREELVELMQRIELPLSQPAFGSEQNRRDLQKALLSGFFLKVARDTDGTGNYLLLTHKHVAQLSPCCSYRNRRAPAQPPAWVLYHSFSISKDNCLCIVSEIQPEMLVELAPPYFLSNLPPSESRDFLNQLREGAAQPTSAQTDSSSAQEYRDGCVLQ; encoded by the exons ATGCATTTCATAAGCACAGTCCTGTTGGGTTCATACATGCTCAGTATGGTAGCAGGAGCCGGCTTTCCATGGCTTCCAAGCAAAGTTAACCAAGGTGGAGCAAAAAGGCTCCACCCCCAAAAGCAAGCTCGGGGATTGGAGTTGGAGCTCAGCCTCAGGGTGGGGCCGGAATTTACCTTTGTACTCCAGGCAGGTCTGGGTTGGTGGTGCCTGGCTGGGTGTGTCCAGAACTGGCTGCCATCCGGACACGTCTTGGAGCTGTTGGCAG ATTACTATGCTTCATGTAACTCCTGCCGCTCACAAGGGCCCCTTTGCTGGTCACAAGATCTTTCCTGCCCAACTACAAGCAGG GTTCTATGGACAGCCACCATGGCCTCTGGGCCGGCAGAAGAGTCTGAACCAAGTCTTGGGGAGTCTGAGCTGGCTGTGAACCCCTTTGATGggctccccttctcctcctgctaCTATGAGCTGCTTGAGCAGCGCAGAGCCTTGCCCATCTGGGCTGCTCGCTTCCTGTTCTTGGAGCACTTGGAGAGCAGCCCCACGGGAGTAGTGCTGGTGTCGGGGGAGCCTGGCTCCGGCAAGAGCACCCAG aTTCCTCAGTGGTGTGCAGAGTTTGCACTGGCCAGGGGGTTCCAGCTGGGCCAGGTTACTGTCACTCAGCCCTACCCGCTAGCAGCCATGAGCCTGGCTTCAAGGGTGGCTGATGAGATGGACCTGACCCTGGGTCATGAGATTGGATACAGCATCCCTCAGGAAGACTGCACTGGGCCCAACACCATGCTCAG GTTCTGCTGGGACAGGCTGCTTCTGCAGGAAGTAGCCTCCACCAGGGGCCCTGGCGCCTGGACTGTGCTGATCCTGGATGAGGCTCAGGAGCGGTCAGTGGCCTCAGATTTACTGCAGGGCCTCCTGCGAGACAGCAGACTGAGAAACCTTCCAGGGGATCGCAGAGTGGTTGTGGTTACGGACCCAGCCCTTGAACCCAAACTCCAAGCTTTCTGGGGCAGTTCTCCTATTGTGCGTgtacccagagagcctggtggaAGTCCCACTCTTGTCTACAGGGACACTGTCCCTACTGACCTAGTGGAAGCTGCCTGCCAAGCGGTGCTTGAGCTGTGTCAGCGGGAAGAGGCACCAGGGGATGTGCTGGTGTACCTGCCCAGTGAGGag GAAATTTCCCTGTGCTGTGAATCCTTGTCCAGGGAGCTGGGGATGTTGGCTATCCCAGGGCCTCCACCACGGGTACTGCCCCTTCACCCAGGCTGTGGTCAAGCCATCCAGGCTGTGTATGAGGACACAGACATGAGTGTCCGGAAGGTCGTGGTCACTCACTGGCTGGCggatttctccttctccctcccttccatccagCATGTCATTGACTCGGGACTGGAACTTCGCAGT GTTTACAGTCCTCGGATCCGAGCAGAATCCCAGGTGTTGAGACCGATTAGCAAGTGTCAGGCAGAGGCAAGGCTGCTGCGGGCAAGGGGGTTCCCATCAG GATCCTGCCTCCGCCTGTACTCCAAGTCCATCCTAGAACTAGAGGCTCCCCCACTGCCCCGCCCCAAAGTGTTCGAGGAGAATCTGAGCTCCCTGGTGTTGCTACTAAGGAGGAAACAGATTGCAGAGCCGGGGGAGTGCCACTTCCTGGACCGGCCTG cacCAGAAGCACTGATGCAGGCCCTGGAAGACTTAGACTATCTGGCTGCGCTGGATGATGACGGGGACCTGTCGGACCTAGGAATCATTCTGTCGGAGTTTCCCCTGCCCCCTGAGCTGGCCAAAGCCCTGCTGGCCTCCTGCGAGTTTGACTGTGTGGATGAAATGCTCACTCTCGCTGCCATGCTCACCG CCGCTCCGGGGTTCACCCGTCCTCCACTGTGTGCAGAAGAAGCTGCCTTGCGTCGGGCCCTGGAGCATGCAGATGGTGATCACAGCTCTCTGATCCAGATTTATGAAGCCTTTGTACAAA gTGGAGCGGATGAGAGTTGGTGTCAGGCTCGGGGTCTAAACTGGGCAGCTTTGTGCCAAGCCCGCAAACTCCGAGAAGAGCTAGTGGAACTCATGCAACGGATTGAGCTTCCCCTGTCCCAGCCAGCCTTTGGCTCTGAGCAGAATCGCAGAGACCTTCAAAAAGCACTGCTGTCCGGATTCTTCCTCAAG GTGGCCCGAGACACAGATGGCACTGGAAACTACCTGCTTCTCACCCATAAACACGTAGCCCAGCTGTCTCCATGCTGCAGCTACCGAAACCGCAGGGCTCCGGCTCAGCCACCGGCCTGGGTGCTCTACCATAGCTTCTCCATATCCAAAGACAACTGCCTGTGCATCGTCTCTGAGATCCAACCTGAAAT gCTGGTGGAGCTAGCCCCTCCATACTTCCTGAGCAACTTGCCCCCCAGTGAGAGCAGAGACTTCCTGAACCAGCTGAGGGAAGGAGCGGCCCAGCCAACATCAGCCCAGACTGACTCTTCCTCGGCCCAGGAGTACAGGGATGGCTGTGTTCTGCAGTGA
- the Aup1 gene encoding lipid droplet-regulating VLDL assembly factor AUP1 isoform X3, with amino-acid sequence MEPPPPAPGPERLFDSHRLPSDGFLLLALLLYAPVGLCLLVLRLFLGLHVFLVSCALPDSVLRRFVVRTMCAVLGLVARQEDSGLRDHRVRVLISNHVTPFDHNIVNLLTTCSTPLLNSPPSFVCWSRGFMEMDRRVELVESLKKFCASTRLPPTPLLLFPEEEATNGREGLLRFSSWPFSIQDVVQPLTLQVQRPLVSVTVSDASWVSELLWSLFVPFTVYQVRWLHPVHRQPGEENEEFARRVQQLVAKELGQTGTRLTPADKAEHMKRQRHPRVRPQSAQSSFPSPPSPSSDGQLTTLAQRVKEVLPHVPLNVIQRDLARTGCVDLTITNLLEGAVAFMPEDVTEGTQSPPTASAPKAFDGCLMMMTSQAL; translated from the exons ATGgaacctcctcccccagctccgGGGCCGGAGCGGCTCTTTGACTCGCACCG GCTCCCGAGCGACGGCTTCCTGCTGCTGGCGCTGCTGCTCTACGCTCCGgtcggcctctgcctcctggtcctGCGCCTCTTCCTGGGGCTCCACGTCTTCCTGGTCAGCTGCGCCCTGCCGGACAGCGTCCTCCGCAG GTTCGTGGTCCGGACCATGTGTGCGGTCCTGGGGCTCGTGGCCCGGCAGGAGGACTCCGGACTCCGGGATCACCGCGTCAGGGTCCTCATTTCCAACCATGTCACCCCCTTTGACCACAACATAGTCAATCTGCTCACCACCTGTAGCACC CCTCTACTCAACAGTCCCCCCAGCTTTGTGTGCTGGTCTCGGGGCTTCATGGAGATGGACAGGCGGGTGGAGTTGGTGGAGTCGCTCAAGAAATTCTGTGCTTCCACAAGGCTCCCGCCCACACCTCTGCTGCTCTTCCCCGAGGAAGAGGCTACCAATGGCCGAGAGGGGCTGCTGCGTTTCAG ttCGTGGCCGTTTTCTATCCAGGATGTGGTACAGCCCCTTACACTGCAAGTGCAGAGACCCCTGGTCTCTGTG ACGGTGTCAGATGCCTCCTGGGTCTCAGAACTGCTGTGGTCACTTTTCGTCCCCTTCACGGTGTATCAAGTAAG GTGGCTTCATCCCGTTCATCGGCAGCCTGGGGAGGAGAATGAGGAGTTTGCACGCCGTGTACAGCAG CTGGTGGCCAAGGAACTGGGCCAGACAGGGACGCGGCTCACTCCGGCAGACAAAGCCGAACACATGAAGCGGCAGAGACACCCCAGAGTGCGCCCCCAGTCAG CACAGTcgtctttcccctctcctcccagcccttctTCTGATGGGCAGCTGACTACTCTGGCTCAAAGAGTCAAGGAGGTTTTACCCCATGTGCCATTGAATGTCATCCAGAGAGACCTGG ccaggaCTGGGTGTGTAGACTTGACCATCACGAATCTGCTTGAGGGGGCTGTGGCGTTCATGCCTGAAGATGTCACTGAGGGAACTCAGTCCCCGCCCACAGCCTCTGCCCCAAAG GCGTTCGATGGGTGTTTAATGATGATGACTTCGCAAGCCCTCTGA
- the Aup1 gene encoding lipid droplet-regulating VLDL assembly factor AUP1 isoform X1 — translation MEPPPPAPGPERLFDSHRLPSDGFLLLALLLYAPVGLCLLVLRLFLGLHVFLVSCALPDSVLRRFVVRTMCAVLGLVARQEDSGLRDHRVRVLISNHVTPFDHNIVNLLTTCSTPLLNSPPSFVCWSRGFMEMDRRVELVESLKKFCASTRLPPTPLLLFPEEEATNGREGLLRFSSWPFSIQDVVQPLTLQVQRPLVSVTVSDASWVSELLWSLFVPFTVYQVRWLHPVHRQPGEENEEFARRVQQLVAKELGQTGTRLTPADKAEHMKRQRHPRVRPQSAQSSFPSPPSPSSDGQLTTLAQRVKEVLPHVPLNVIQRDLARTGCVDLTITNLLEGAVAFMPEDVTEGTQSPPTASAPKFPSSGLVTPQPTALTFAKSSWARQESLQERKQALYDYARRRFRERQAQEAD, via the exons ATGgaacctcctcccccagctccgGGGCCGGAGCGGCTCTTTGACTCGCACCG GCTCCCGAGCGACGGCTTCCTGCTGCTGGCGCTGCTGCTCTACGCTCCGgtcggcctctgcctcctggtcctGCGCCTCTTCCTGGGGCTCCACGTCTTCCTGGTCAGCTGCGCCCTGCCGGACAGCGTCCTCCGCAG GTTCGTGGTCCGGACCATGTGTGCGGTCCTGGGGCTCGTGGCCCGGCAGGAGGACTCCGGACTCCGGGATCACCGCGTCAGGGTCCTCATTTCCAACCATGTCACCCCCTTTGACCACAACATAGTCAATCTGCTCACCACCTGTAGCACC CCTCTACTCAACAGTCCCCCCAGCTTTGTGTGCTGGTCTCGGGGCTTCATGGAGATGGACAGGCGGGTGGAGTTGGTGGAGTCGCTCAAGAAATTCTGTGCTTCCACAAGGCTCCCGCCCACACCTCTGCTGCTCTTCCCCGAGGAAGAGGCTACCAATGGCCGAGAGGGGCTGCTGCGTTTCAG ttCGTGGCCGTTTTCTATCCAGGATGTGGTACAGCCCCTTACACTGCAAGTGCAGAGACCCCTGGTCTCTGTG ACGGTGTCAGATGCCTCCTGGGTCTCAGAACTGCTGTGGTCACTTTTCGTCCCCTTCACGGTGTATCAAGTAAG GTGGCTTCATCCCGTTCATCGGCAGCCTGGGGAGGAGAATGAGGAGTTTGCACGCCGTGTACAGCAG CTGGTGGCCAAGGAACTGGGCCAGACAGGGACGCGGCTCACTCCGGCAGACAAAGCCGAACACATGAAGCGGCAGAGACACCCCAGAGTGCGCCCCCAGTCAG CACAGTcgtctttcccctctcctcccagcccttctTCTGATGGGCAGCTGACTACTCTGGCTCAAAGAGTCAAGGAGGTTTTACCCCATGTGCCATTGAATGTCATCCAGAGAGACCTGG ccaggaCTGGGTGTGTAGACTTGACCATCACGAATCTGCTTGAGGGGGCTGTGGCGTTCATGCCTGAAGATGTCACTGAGGGAACTCAGTCCCCGCCCACAGCCTCTGCCCCAAAG TTCCCCAGCTCTGGCCTGGTGACCCCTCAGCCCACAGCCCTAACATTTGCCAAGTCTTCCTGGGCCCGTCAGGAGAGCCTGCAGGAGCGCAAGCAGGCACTGTATGACTATGCAAGAAG GAGATTCAGAGAGAGACAGGCCCAGGAGGCTGACTGA
- the Htra2 gene encoding serine protease HTRA2, mitochondrial codes for MAALKAGRGAGRSLRAWRALGGIFWGKGPLLAPDVRALLTSGTPDPPARITYGTPSLPARVPVGVLASRACLTPGSPDLWAPRTVGTPGSSAQEACRSSGTRWREWLAVAVGAGGAILLLLWGWGRGSPAVLAAVPAPPPNSPRSQYNFIADVVEKTAPAVVYIEILDRHPFSGREVPISNGSGFVVASDGLIVTNAHVVADRRRVRVRLRSGDTYEAVVTAVDPVADIATLRIQTKEPLPTLPLGRSADVRQGEFVVAMGSPFALQNTITSGIVSSAQRPARDLGLPQNNVEYIQTDAAIDFGNSGGPLVNLDGEVIGVNTMKVTAGISFAIPSDRLREFLHRGEKKNSWFGISGSQRRYIGVMMLTLTPSILAELQLREPSFPDVQHGVLIHKVILGSPAHRAGLRPGDVILAIGEKIVQNAEDVYEAVRTQSQLAVRIRRGSETLTLYVTPEVTE; via the exons ATGGCTGCGCTGAAGGCGGGGCGGGGTGCAGGCAGGAGCCTTCGGGCATGGCGGGCTTTGGGGGGCATCTTCTGGGGGAAGGGCCCCCTGTTAGCCCCCGATGTCCGGGCTCTGCTGACGTCAggaactcctgaccctccagcCCGGATAACTTATGGGACCCCCAGCCTCCCGGCCCGGGTGCCTGTGGGGGTCCTTGCATCACGGGCGTGTCTGACGCCTGGGAGCCCGGATCTCTGGGCACCACGGACTGTGGGGACCCCAGGCTCTAGCGCCCAGGAGGCCTGCAGGAGCTCTGGAACCCGTTGGCGCGAATGGCTGGCGGTGGCGGTGGGCGCAGGGGGAGCAATATTGCTGCTCCTgtggggctgggggcggggttcTCCCGCGGTGCTGGCCGCGGTTCCCGCTCCGCCACCCAACTCTCCCCGGAGCCAGTACAATTTCATCGCGGATGTGGTGGAGAAGACAGCCCCTGCTGTGGTCTATATCGAAATCCTGGATCG GCACCCTTTCTCGGGCCGTGAAGTCCCCATCTCAAACGGTTCAGGATTCGTAGTGGCTTCAGATGGGCTCATCGTTACCAACGCCCACGTGGTGGCTGATCGGCGCCGGGTGCGAGTGAGGCTGCGGAGCGGAGACACTTATGAGGCCGTGGTCACAGCTGTGGATCCTGTAGCCGACATTGCCACGTTGAGGATTCAAACCAAG GAGCCTCTTCCCACACTGCCCCTCGGCCGCTCTGCTGATGTCCGGCAAGGGGAGTTCGTGGTTGCCATGGGAAGTCCCTTTGCGCTGCAGAACACGATCACATCTGGCATTGTCAGCTCTGCTCAGCGTCCAGCCAGGGACCTGGGACTCCCGCAAAACAACGTGGAATACATTCAGACCGATGCAGCTATTGAT TTTGGAAATTCTGGCGGTCCCCTGGTTAACCTG GATGGGGAGGTGATTGGAGTGAACACCATGAAGGTGACAGCTGGAATCTCCTTTGCCATCCCTTCTGATCGCCTTAGGGAGTTTCTGCATCGCGGGGAAAAGAAAA ACTCCTGGTTTGGAATCAGTGGGTCCCAGCGCCGCTACATCGGAGTGATGATGCTGACTTTGACTCCCAG CATCCTTGCTGAACTACAGCTCCGAGAACCAAGCTTTCCTGATGTTCAGCACGGTGTCCTCATCCATAAAGTTATCCTGGGCTCCCCCGCACACAG GGCTGGTCTGCGGCCTGGTGACGTGATCTTGGCCATTGGGGAGAAAATAGTACAAAATGCTGAAGATGTTTACGAGGCTGTTAGAACCCAATCCCAGCTGGCAGTGCGGATCCGGCGGGGATCAGAAACACTGACTTTGTATGTGACCCCTGAGGTCACAGAATGA